TGGGCGTCGCCATCGACTCGATCGCCGACATGGAGACGCTGCTCGACGGCATTCCCTTGGATCGCGTCACGATCTCGATGACCATCAACGCCCCGGCGACGATTCTGCTGGCACTGCTTCTCGCCGTCGCGCGGCGCCGCGGCATCCCCTATCGCGCGCTCGGCGGAACGATCCAGAACGACGTCCTCAAAGAATATGTCGCGCGCGGAACGTATATCTATCCTCCGGTGCCGTCGCTTCGTCTCGTGACGGACGCCATGAGTTATTGCGCGCGCGAAGTACCGCAATGGAACCCGATATCGATCTCGGGATATCACATTCGCGAGGCCGGCTCGACGGCGGTCGAAGAGATCGCTTTCACGCTCTCCAACGGCAAGGCGTACCTGCAGGCGGCGCGCGAGGCGGGCATCGCGCTCGAATCGGTCGCTCCCCGCATCTCCTTTTTCTGGAACGCGCACAACGACTTCTTCGAGGAAGTCGCAAAGTTCCGCGCAGCGCGGTATCTTTGGGCCTACATCGTCCGCGACGAGTTCGGCTGCGCGGACGCTGCATCGCAGCGCCTGCGCTTCCACACGCAGACGGGCGGGTCGACGCTCACGGCGCAGGAACCCGACAACAACGTCGTGCGGGTAGCGCTCCAGGCGCTCGCCGCGGTTCTTGGCGGTACGCAATCGCTGCATACCAATGGGAAAGACGAGGCCTTCGCGCTCCCGACACAGGAGAGTGCGAAGGTGGCGCTCAGAACGCAGCAGATCATCGCCTACGAGAGCGGCGTCGCCGACGTCGTCGACCCGCTGGCCGGCTCCTACTACGTCGAATCGCTCACCAGCGCATTGATCGAGAAAGCGCGGGCCCTCGTCGCTGAGGTCGACGCTCTCGGCGGCGCGGTCGCCGCGATCGAGAGCGGCTGGATGCAGCGCCGCATCGCCGATTCCGCCTACGCCGCGCAGCAGGCGATCGAGCGCGGTGACGCGCGCGTCGTAGGCGTGAACCTCTTTGCCGAAGACGCGTCGTCGCCGCCTCCGCCCCTGCAACGCATCGACGAACGCGTCGAACGAGAGCAGATCGAGCGTTTGCGCGCCTTCCGGGCATCGCGCGACGCGACGCAGGTTCGAGCACGCCTCGAAGAGCTGCGGCGCGCCGCAGGCGTACGCGAAAACCTCATGCCGCACTTCGTGGAGGCAGTGGATGCGGGCGCGACGCTCGGCGAGATCAGCAACGAGCTGCGTGACGTCTTCGGCACGTATCGCTCCAACGAGGGTTTCGGGTGACGGGCTCGTGGCCGATCGACCATATCGCAATCGTCGCGGACGACCTCGACGCAACGATCGCACTCTACACCAAGCGCCTCGGCTTTCGGCAGCTCTACCGGGAGATCGTCGCTGATCAAGGCGTCGAAGCTGCGGGCTTGCAAGCCGGTGAGTCGGTCATCGAGTTACTGCGCGCGCTCGACGAACACTCGGCCATTGCGCGCTACCGCGGCGACGCGCCGACAAAACTGCACCACGTCGCCTACCGCGTCGAGAACCTCGAAAGCACGCTCGCCGAACTGAAAGCGAACGGCATTCGCCTCATCGACGAATCGCCGAGGCGCGGCGCTCAAGGAAAGCGCATCGCCTTCCTCCACCCAGCATCGACGGCCGGCGTGTTGATCGAGCTCTGCGAGCCCGAATGAGTTTGAGGCTGCCCGAATGACGGCGGGCGACTGACCCTTCTTCAGTTCCTCAGCGAATCGAGCGAACGGTGCGCCGCACGAATACGGGCTGGAACGCAAAGCGCTCCATCATCGCTTTGGTGGGAACGCGTACGCGATCCGCCAGCCGCAACATCTGCAAGACCTTGATATGCCACCAGGTCATGTCGATCTCGAACCACGCAAGCCCATGGCGCGCGGAGAACGGGAACGCATGATGGTTGTTGTGCCAGCCTTCCCCGAACGAGACCAAGGCGACCCACCAGGAGTTCGTCGACCGGTCATCGGTCTTGTAGGTCCGATAGCCTGCCCAGTGCGACGCGCTGTTCACGAACCACGTCGTGTGATACGTGTACACCAGGCGTACGAAGACGCCCCAGAATACCCACGACCATCCCCCGATCGCGAGCAACACGAGCGCGAGGGCCACTTGCAGCGGAACCGACAGGTACGAAAGCGCTCGGTAGTATGGATCGGCGACCAAATCGGGACAATGGCGCGCGCGCTCCTCTTTCGACGGAACGTAACGGTTCTTCACGATGAGCCACTTGATGTGCGCCCACGTGAACCCGCGACGCGTCGTATGCGGATCGCCCGCGTGATCGGAGTGGGCGTGATGGACGCGATGCGTCGCCACCCACTCGATGGGCGCTCCTTGCATCGCGAGCGTCCCGACGGTCGCGACGATATGTTCCAGAGGCCATCGCAAGCGTAAGCTGCGATGGGTGAGCGTTCGATGGTAGCCGAGCGTCACGCCGATCGCGCCGGTCACATACGCGAGGACGGCGGCGGCGGCGACCGCCTGCCACGAGAAGAATGCCGGAATGACGGCCAGGAGCGCGCAGACGTGAATTGCCGCAAGCGCTACGCCGTTCGTCCAGTTGGGCCTGCGAGCCCAGAGGCGTCGCTTTGCAAGTTGCATGGAGATTTATGGTCTATTCCCCGAAAGAAGCGGAAATCATCTCCCCACGACGTCGGGAGCGAGGCCAACCTCGATTTTCGTCTCGAAGGTACGGTCCCACGGCAGCGTGATGCGCATGGCCGCTATATGATATCCGGGATATAATTGCGTTAAGATTCCTTGCGCGTCATTCCAGAGCAAGGCCCGATTCTCTTGGGCGACGGCTGCAGCGCTCGGCGGCAAGAGCAGCATACGGTCGATATTCTGCGCTTTGAGCTGCGCATTCAATAGAGGCCGCACCTCGACGTGATAGGCGTAATCGTCGGTAAACCGCATGAAGGTGAACTCCTTGTGCGCCAAGGCATCGTACCTTCCCGAGCGCCGGCCGACGCCTGCGGCGACCGCCTCGGCAAGCGCCGTTCCTACCGTATTGGCATTGGTGTTCCAAGAGGCATACGCGTCGAGCCGCCTGGCGACGCCATCGGCGAGAATGCGCCGGGCGAAGGCGCCCTGATCGGCATATCCAGGGTTCCCTCCGCCCTCCAGAAACGTGATGTCTGCGAGTGCGACGGAACGCCCTGCCGTTTCGTCGGCACGCATCGCGCTCACGAAAGCATCGTCCTGCACCGCCGAGGTCGCGGGAACGCGCACGTAAAGCACGATCTCGGGGTTTTCGTCGGTCTCGACGCCTCCGCAAAGCGCGATGAGCCGTGCGATCGCCACGGAAACGGGAGCATACTCGAGCGGGTCCTGAGCGAGCGCTCCTCCGGGCGTGGAGTAACGCACCGCAACACGCGGCTGCCAGTGGACGCTGCGCGCCAGGGCGTGCGCGACGAGGGCCATTCCCAGCTCGTCGGCGCCGGGCTCGATCGCGACCCGCTGCGCAGCGTTGTCGGAGGCGATGTCGCCTTCAAGCGCTACACGATCCGGGACGTCGATGCCGATCGGTCCGGCATCGTCCTGACCGAGCACGAGCAGATCGAGCGCCGAAGAAGGCGCAGCAGCCTTCGCCACCCACAATCGGTCAACGGCGAGATCGCGCGCGCGATCCGCCACGTACTCGTCGAATGCAGAGCCGGCTAGCGCGCGGAGCTGCTCGGCACGCGCCTGCTCGTCGGGCAAGAGCGGATCGTGGAGCTTGGCGTACTTCCACAAGTACTGCCACGTCGCACCCGATGCAAAATACGGCTGCCCGGGCCCGATTGCCGGTATTCCCGTCGGCGCGAGCCGCATGATGGTGCCGAAGGCGGCAAACCACGCTTTGGGCCGACGATCGCGCAGCCGTATGACGTCGCGCACGCGATAGTAGGCGTCGTCGTAGGTCGTGCCGGGAACCCGCGATGCGAGAAGCCCTCCGTAGACGAGCATGTCGGTAGAGAGCACGTACGCGCTCGCGTTGCGCGGCGCGCGCGCGTTCAGCCAAGCGACGATTGCGTCCGGGGAGCCTGGCTCCAAGTAATGGCCGAGCAGCGCATGCGGCGGCGTGACGACGCTGCGCCCGGCGATGCGCCCAAGCAACACCGGAAGCTGCAGCGTCACCGGCCGGTCGTCCATCGAGACGAAGACGATCGGGCCGCCCGGCGTCGCAGCGGCCGGCCCAGCCGAGAGCGCAAGCGCGGCCATCAACGCGAGCGCGAACTTCACAACGCCTCACGCAGCCGGCCGCGTGCGCGCTCGAGCGTGCGACGCGCCGTCGCGGCATCGACGCCGTGACGCGCCATCACGACGGCAACTTTGACGCTCCCGTCACACGCGGCGAGGAGCGTCGCGGCGCGCGCCTCGTCGACGCCGGCGATACGGCAGACGAGCCGTCGCGCGCGTTCCGAGAGCTTGCGGTTGGAGGCGACGACGTCGACCATGAGATTCCCGTACACTCTGCCGAGCAGGACCATCGCGGCGGTGGAGATCGCGTTCAGCACGACCTTCTGCGCCGTCCCCGCACGCATCCGCGTCGAGCCGGCGACCGGCTCGGCTCCCGTGTGAAGCACGATTGCGCGCTGCGCGGCGGCAGCAAGCGCGGACCGGTCGGTGTTGACGATTGCAACCGTGAATGCGCCGCGCGCACCCGCGGCCGTCACCGCTGCGATCACGAAGGACGCACCGCCGGCGGCAGAGAGCCCGATCACCACATCGCCCGCATCGACGTCGCGCACAGCCTCTTCGCCTGCCCGCGCATCGTCTTCCGCGCCCTCGACCGCCCGCACGAGTGCGCTCGCTCCACCGGCGAGGTGCGCTCGGACGAGCCCGGGCTCAACCCCGAACGTCGGCGGCATCTCCGCAGCATCGAGCATCGCCAGCCTTCCGCTCGTTCCGGCCCCGACGTAGTGCAGCCGACCGCCGTCCTCCAAACGGCGAACGATCTCGTCGACGACGCCTGCAATTTCGTGCCGCCGCGCGAAGACCGCCTCGACGGCACCGCGTTGCGCTTCAATCAAGAGTGTGACGAGCGCGTCGGAGGAGAGAGCGTCGAGATCGGTACTGCGCTCGTCGACGGCCTCCGTCTCGGGAAGGTCGTCGCTTAGCACTCTGCCTCGACGCGCGCGAGCAGCGCGCTCAACTCGTACGGAGCGATGGAGCCGAGCGCGACCGGCGTGCGCGCTCCCGTCGCGCGAGGAACGTTCGCGCAACGCCCACGTAGCGTTTCGTAGCCGAGCACGGCGAACGCGACGGCTTCCTTTGCATCCGGCGAGATGCCCATCGCATCCGAGCGTTCGACGCGCGAGCCGGAAAGCCGCGCCGCAAGGCGCGCCAGCAACGCTGGATTGTTCGCACCCCCGCCCGAGACGATCACGCGCGCGCGCGGCGGCGCGTACGCCGCTATGTCGTGGGCAACGGTCGTCGCGGTGAGCTCCGTGAGGGTAGCGGCCGCGTCCTCCGTCGAGAGGTGCTCGAGCGCGCGATGCGCCGCGAGAAAGTGCTCCCCGAAGCGCTCGCGCCCCGTGCTCTTCGGCGGCGGTAGAGCGAAGTACGGATCCGCCAGCATCGCCGCGAGCGTACCTTCGTCGACGCGTCCTCGCGCTGCGAGTGCGCCGTCTTCGTCGAAGCGCTCGGTGCCATGCGTGCGCGCTCGCACGAGCGCGTCGACCAGCATGTTGCCGGGGCCCGTATCGAATGCAACGATCTCCTCGCTTCCCTTCGGCAGGACCGTGATGTTCGCAATGCCGCCGACATTCAACGCCACGCGATCTTCGTTCTCACTCTGGAAGAGGAGCGCATCCACATACGGGACGAGCGGGGCGCCATGACCGCCCGCCGCGCAATCCGCGCTGCGAAAATCGTAGCAAACGCTCGCACGGACGGCTTCGCGGATTGCAAAGGCGTCGCCGAGCTGCAGCGTGATCCCGCGGCCGCCGTCGTGAAAGACGGTCTGCCCGTGTGAGGCCACGTAGTCGGCGCGCTCCCCGTTCAAAACCGCGCACGCCGCCCGCCCGAAGGCCTCGCCGAGGCGATGATGGAGCTCGGCGGCCTCGGCAAAGCTTCCGCGGTTCGGCGGAAGCGCGCGCGCGAGCGCGGTGAAGAGATCGTCGTCGAAGGCATGGGTCGCGAATCGCATGACTTCAATTGTGTAGCGCGCGCCGCGCGGGTGAATCCGCACGAGAGCCGTGTCGATGCCGTCGAGCGACGTGCCGCTCATCACTCCGACGGCGATCACGACAGCTCCGACGCTGCGGTTTCGCAGAAGGCGGCACGAAGATCGCGGGTATCGTTGCGACCGAAGTAGACGCCGTTCGTCAGCAAGACGCATTGGAGGTCGCGCTGCGGGTCCGCCCACACGCACGTGCCGACGAAGCCCGTGTGGCCGAAGCTCCTCGGCGAGAAGAGCCGTCCGCAGGAGTTCTCGTCGGTCGTCTTGAGAGCCCAGCCGAGGCCGCGCCGCAACACGGGATCCCATGCTTGCTCGCACGTTGCCTCCGCTACCATCGAAGGCGGCAGCAGGCTGCTGGAACGGCCACGAAGCGGGCCGAGATAGGCTTCCGCCAGCCACGCGACGTCCGCCGCGCTTGCAAAGAGACCGGCGTGTCCGGCCACGCCGCCCATGAGATATGCCTTCTCGTCGTGGACATAGCCCTGAACGCGTCCGCGCCAGCCGTCGTCTTCAGTCGCGGGTATCGACCCACGCTCGCCCGCGCTCGGGCGGAAGGCCAGGTTCGGCCGCGCGAACGCGTGCGCGACGACCGACGCGAGCGAGCGTCGGTGGAGGCGTTCGAGCAGCATCCCAACAGCGATGAATCCGAGGTCGCTGTAGATCACCCGCTCGCCGGGCCGCGCCGAGAGCGGCTCGCGAATCGTAAACTCTTCGACGTTGTGGTCGAGCAGGAGGCGGTAATCCGCGCCGGAGTTCATGCCGGAGTCGTGTGCCAGCAGCATGCGCAGCGTGATCGCGGCATGCGGCGTTTCGCGCCACTCGGGAAAGAGGTCCTGGAGACTTGCGTCGAGAGCGATGCGCTCGTCGGAGACGGCGCGCAGCGCCAAGGTCGCCGTGAAAAGCTTCGTCAGCGACGCAAGGTCGAAGCGCGTGTCGGCAAAAACCGCCCGCGCTTGCGCGTCCGTTCGCGTAACGCCGTACGCGCGCTCGAAGCGCAGCCGCCCGGCATGCTCGATTCGCGCCACGGCCGCCGTGAACGCGGTGCCGCACGCCTCACGCAGCAGCGCGTCGACCCCAGCGAACGCCCGGCTCATATCGGCAGCGGCGGCTGCAGCTGCGAGCGCAGTCTTTTGAGCCGCCCCGACGCCTCTTGCAGGCGCTCGAGCGCGAGATCCCCGTCTTTCACCGCGCGCACGACCCGCTGCGCGATGGTAACGGCGAGCGTCGGATCGTGGCTCACCGTGACCGCGTCGGCCCCGGCACGCAGCGCGCGCCACGCCCCCTCGGCGCTTCCGTACTCGTTCGCGATGGCTGCCATCTGCAGGCAATCGGTGAAGCAAACGCCGCCGAACCCGAACTCCTCGCGCAGCAAGGTCGTGAGGATGCGCGGCGAGAGCGTCGCCGGATACTCGGAATCGAGCGCGGCAACGACGACGTGAGCCGTCATCATCGCCCGAGCGCTCGACGCGACCGCTGCGAACGGAACGAGATCGCGCGACCGCAGCGTGCTCTCGTCGAGTGCGATGACGGGCAAGCCATGATGTGAATCGGTCGCCGTCGCTCCGTGCCCGGGAAAGTGCTTGTACGTTGCCACGACTCCGCCGCTCTCGAGTCCGCGGGCGAACGCGCGCGCCGATTCGGTGACGACGTGCGGATCCGAGCCGAACGAACGATCTCCGATGACGGTATTCCTCGGATCGACCGCAAGATCCAAGACAGGCGCGAAGTCGAGATTGCACCCCGCACGGCGAAGGTCGTCGGCGCAGCGGGCGCCGATTCGCTCAGCCCGCGCCGCATCGCCACCGATCTCCGCGGCCGAAGGCATCGGCGCGACGCCTTCGCGCAAGCGCATGACGCGGCCGCCCTCTTGATCGATCGCCAGAATCGGCGCGAGATCGTACCGGGCGCGCAACCGGTCGGTCAGCGCTCGAAGCGCACGGAGCGACTCGGTGTTACGATCGAAGAAAATGAAGCCGCCGAACGGGTAGGCGCTCCAGCGCGCGTCGCACGCGTCCTCTTCACGCACGCCCGTCACGACGACCGACGCAGCGAGGTCCGATAACGAGGCGCTCACGGAATCGCCGCTCCGCTCGTCGCATCGAATCGCCGTACGTGATCTGCCGGAAAGTGCAGCGCAACCACGTCTCCGCGCGCATAGGTACGCTCGACCGGAACGCGAGCAGAGACGAGGCCGCGATTCGTTCGCACGTGCACGTACGCATCGGCACCGACGGATTCCCAGCGCTCGACCGGGCCGCGTAGCGAGCCGTCCGCCACGACGCACACCCGCTCGGGACGAATTCCCACGATCCATGAGCCGTCGCGCAAGACGTTCATCGGCGGAACGCCCACAGCGGATGCCGCTCGCAGCGTTGCAGGCGCATCGTAAACGCGTTGCGGCGGACCGCAGTCCTCGAGATGCCCGTCGACCAAAACCGCCAGCACGTCGGCGATCATCATCGCCTCGGCGTGGTCGTGCGTCACGTAGACCACGGGGCCGCCGAAGCGACCGCGCAGATCGCGCATCGCGTCGCGAACGCGCCCCCGCAGCGCTGGGTCGAGATGTGCCAGCGGCTCGTCCAGCAAGAGCGCGAGCGGATCGGAAAGAAGCGCGCGTGCGAGCGAGACGCGTTGCCGCTCGCCACCGGAGAGTTCCCGCGGCCTTCGTTCCAGGTGGACCTCGACGTGCAGAGCGACCGCAATCTGCTCGACGCGCGAGGGGGGAGCACCGCGACGCAACGCAAACGCAAGATTCTCGCGCACGCTCATCGTCGGAAAGAGCGCGTCGTCTTGAAACACTAACGCGATGCGCCGCAGCCGGGCGGGGAGAGCATCCAGCGCACTGCCGTCGAGTACGACCTCGCCGCGCTGTGCCGCGAGCAAACCGGCAACCACGCGAAGCAGCGTGCTCTTCCCGGCTCCCGAAGGTCCCACGACCGCCAGCGTCGATCCCGCGGCGACGGAGAAGCTCACGCCGTCGAGTGCGGCGCGCGCGCGCGGCGCGCGCGCGTATGCGAATGCGAGATCCGCAACGTATAGGCCGGGCTCGCAGGGACTAGCGAATGGTGATGATCTGTGCCACGATTCGGCCTTGGATGACGCTCGCGTCGATTTCAACGTAGCGTCCCGGCCGAATGTCTGTAATCGTCGCGTAGCCGCCGGGCGTGTCGATGTCCGTGCTCGGCGTGACCACGACAGTCCGGACTCCCTCGCCGGTCCGAACGACGATGATCGCGTTCATATAGTCTACGCTGACGACCCGTCCTGAGACGTGCGCCTCGTGCGGACTCCGGTCGCTGCGAGCGACCGCGGGCAGGAGCGGAACGACCGCTGCGAGCAGGCAGGCGGCAAAGATGCGGCGGGTCATGATCCAATTCGCGTAACGTAGCAGAGCAAGCATTCGTTTCACGTGCCATCCGGAGAACCTTCCAGCTCGGACGCGTACTCCCGCCGCGCGACGGCCGCATCCGAACCTCCCGCGCGAACGCGCTCGACGAGCGCGCGCAGGCGTCGCACGGAAGCGTCATCCGCGCGTCTTCCGGCGAGGACGAGGCGCAGCGCGAGCACGGCGAGCTGGGGCGTACGTGGCCCGAGCACGCGCATCCCCTCATAAAACGGGCGCGCGGCGTCGTTCGGCGGCGGATGCGCCAGCAGAGACGTGACGAGCCCGGGCAGAGAGCCGTCAGGGTCGAGAAGCTGCGCGTCGATCAGCGCGGCGGCCTTACCGCCGGGCAGTAACGATGACACGGAAACCCGTCGGCTCGACCGCGTACAGGTTGGTTGGAATCTCGCCGCCTGCACCGCTGTACGCTACGCCGTGGCCCAGGAGGGTGAACTTTCCGGAGACGGCGTTCGTGAGATTGGTGCCGGCGACGCTTATGTCGATCGCACCCACGGCGCGTCCGAAGGCAGCGTTGACGATGCCGAACGGTGCGGCGTTCAGCTCGTTGTTGCGCCCGCGATAGATCCCGTTCAGCGCGGCGTGCCAAGCCCCGCGTCGCCAGGTGGCATCGAACGACGCTTGCTGCTGAGGAATATCGAGAAACTGCTCGCCGTTGACGAGGCTTCCGCCCGACGTCGGATTCGAAACGGTCGGAGGCAAATTCTCCGGATATGCGACGTTCACGCCGTACGACAACCGCGCGGTGAAGTCGCCGAATCGGCGGGTCGCACGAATCTCCCATCCTTCATAGACCGCGTCTCCGACGTTGATCGGATACTCGACGCACGGCGGCGAGCCGCTCGAACACGCGCCCGACGTCGCCCGAGCCAGGGGATAGACGTTTTCGATCGGCTGGCGCAGGTTGGTCCGATAGACGGACGCGTCGAGCTGAGCGTCGGCGAGGCGCTTCGAATACCCTAGCTCGTATTCGGTTGCGCGCTCCGGCTGTTCGTTCGGATTCCCTTGGCCGACGTACACCCCGTTGACATCGCGCGGAAGGGCCGCCAGCGGAAAGACGTACCGCTCGACGAGCAAGGGCGCCCGGAATCCCGTCCCGACCGACGCGTGAAGCGCCGACGACGACCCGAGATCGTATGCGATGCCTAAGCGACCGTCAAGGCTCGTTCCGAAGGTCGAGTAATCCGAAAGATACGCGCCGCCCTCGAGGTGGACGCGCTCCACCGGCGATATCTCGCCGCGCGCGAAGTAACTGTGCATCTCCTGCGTGAGCGTCGTCCCGATAAAATCGCCGAAGAGCGACTCATGGCGAACGTAACCGCCGAACGCGACGACGTAATCGTCCCCGTCGCGCTCCCACGAGAGTCCGAGGTTTCCGCGACGGTCGGTGTGCGTCACGTCGTACGGCGAGATGCCCGAGCCCGTAAAGCTAAGGCTGTCGTCGTCGGCGCTTGCGTCGGCAACGACCGTTCCCGCACCGAGCGGAAAACGCGCGCGAAGATCGTACGCGCGCAGATCTTGGCCAAAAACGGCATTTCCCGGACCGACGAAGTACGCTCCCGGCCCCTGGGCGTTTGGGAAGACGGGCGCGTTCTCGCTCCCGCTCATGTCCCGCAGGTCGCCCAGCGTGAAGATGCGCAACGCCACGTCGGAGCGTTGCGACAGATTCTCGTCGAGGTTCAGCAGCGCCGAACGCTGGGTCGACGTCGATCCAAGATGCACGGCCTTCGGTCCGAGGCATCGCGAGCCGGCCGCGAGCGCCGCGTCGTAACCTCCCGCACAGAGCGTGACGCCCTGGTCGACATAGCCGTCCGCGTGCGTGTCGTCGAGGGCGAGCGCGTACCCGAGGCTTCCTTGCGTTCCCGTCGCGTTCGTCCAAACCTCGCTTCTGCCAAACGACCCGAGCGATGCGGAGAGGGCCGCATGCGCTTGCAGCGTCGGGCGCAGCGAGAAGAGGTTCACCGCTCCTCCGAAGGTGTTGCTTCCCTGGAGGTCGATCGGCCCGAGCCCTTCGCTGATCTCGATTCCGCTGAACGCCGATGCTGGAAGCTGCGAGACGTCGACGTCGCCCGTATTGCCGTCATTGAGGATCTGACCGTCGAGCATCACCAGCGTCTCCGACGGGTCGGGGCCGCGCAGCGCGATGGGGACCGGCGCCGTCGATGCGCCTCCGTCGGGGCGAGCAAACGTGACCGACGGAACGTCGGCCAATGCTTGGATCACGCGATCGAAGCCGAGTTGGTCGATCTGTGCGCGCCCGATCTCGATGTTCGGTACGAACTGGTGAACGTTCGTCAGCGCGCCGTTGACGCGAACGGTCCCGATCGTTCGTAGCGCGGGCGTGTCGGCTACGACGAGCCCGACGTCGATCCGCTGATCCCCGTCGACCGCGATCGGCCCCACCTCGACGCTACGAAAGCCCTGCGCGACGACGACGAGCGTAACCGGCCCGGGAGGTGTCTGAATCGAAAACGTGCCGGTCGCGCCGGTCCGAGCGTGCACCGTCGCGCGCCGCTCGAGGATGGTCACCGACGCGCCTGCGACCGAAGCCCCGGAGACGGCGTGCACGTAGCCGTGCAGCAGACAGCACGTCGCGATCAGAAAGCCCACTCGCGGATACTACGCATAGAAGGACGCGGGGCCTGCGAGGCCGCTATGAGATCGGCCGTTAGCGGCGTTGGTCTTGATCGAGGAGGTCGGAGAGCCGCCACGCGCATTCGGCGGTGAGATCGCGCAGATCGAGCAGCACCTCCAGCAAGAGCGCTTCGTGCGCGCGCTGCGTCGCCGCTTCTGCGTATGCGCTCTCGATTGCTTCGCGTGCGCGCGGCGACTGCCCGAAGCGTCTCATCACGGCTCTCGCGACTTTCGAAGGTCCAGCAAGAGAATGTCGTCGGACGAACAGCCGCAGTGATGCGCGATCCGACGCAAAATGGTTGCGGACGGCACCATCCTTCCGCGTTCGTACTCGCTCCACGTGACGGGATGGATTCCGACGGCGGCAGACGCCTGCTTCTGCGTCTCGCCTCGCAGGACACGCCACTCCCGT
This portion of the Candidatus Dormiibacterota bacterium genome encodes:
- a CDS encoding methylmalonyl-CoA mutase family protein, translated to MADMPEPRRVRESNGSSIPLHAVYDAVDEPRDLGEPGEFPFARGIYPTMYRGRLWTMRQYAGFATAAESNARYRYLLERGQTGLSVAFDLPTQLGYDSDAPQARGEVGKVGVAIDSIADMETLLDGIPLDRVTISMTINAPATILLALLLAVARRRGIPYRALGGTIQNDVLKEYVARGTYIYPPVPSLRLVTDAMSYCAREVPQWNPISISGYHIREAGSTAVEEIAFTLSNGKAYLQAAREAGIALESVAPRISFFWNAHNDFFEEVAKFRAARYLWAYIVRDEFGCADAASQRLRFHTQTGGSTLTAQEPDNNVVRVALQALAAVLGGTQSLHTNGKDEAFALPTQESAKVALRTQQIIAYESGVADVVDPLAGSYYVESLTSALIEKARALVAEVDALGGAVAAIESGWMQRRIADSAYAAQQAIERGDARVVGVNLFAEDASSPPPPLQRIDERVEREQIERLRAFRASRDATQVRARLEELRRAAGVRENLMPHFVEAVDAGATLGEISNELRDVFGTYRSNEGFG
- the mce gene encoding methylmalonyl-CoA epimerase, whose amino-acid sequence is MTGSWPIDHIAIVADDLDATIALYTKRLGFRQLYREIVADQGVEAAGLQAGESVIELLRALDEHSAIARYRGDAPTKLHHVAYRVENLESTLAELKANGIRLIDESPRRGAQGKRIAFLHPASTAGVLIELCEPE
- a CDS encoding fatty acid desaturase; its protein translation is MQLAKRRLWARRPNWTNGVALAAIHVCALLAVIPAFFSWQAVAAAAVLAYVTGAIGVTLGYHRTLTHRSLRLRWPLEHIVATVGTLAMQGAPIEWVATHRVHHAHSDHAGDPHTTRRGFTWAHIKWLIVKNRYVPSKEERARHCPDLVADPYYRALSYLSVPLQVALALVLLAIGGWSWVFWGVFVRLVYTYHTTWFVNSASHWAGYRTYKTDDRSTNSWWVALVSFGEGWHNNHHAFPFSARHGLAWFEIDMTWWHIKVLQMLRLADRVRVPTKAMMERFAFQPVFVRRTVRSIR
- a CDS encoding DUF4127 family protein, with the translated sequence MKFALALMAALALSAGPAAATPGGPIVFVSMDDRPVTLQLPVLLGRIAGRSVVTPPHALLGHYLEPGSPDAIVAWLNARAPRNASAYVLSTDMLVYGGLLASRVPGTTYDDAYYRVRDVIRLRDRRPKAWFAAFGTIMRLAPTGIPAIGPGQPYFASGATWQYLWKYAKLHDPLLPDEQARAEQLRALAGSAFDEYVADRARDLAVDRLWVAKAAAPSSALDLLVLGQDDAGPIGIDVPDRVALEGDIASDNAAQRVAIEPGADELGMALVAHALARSVHWQPRVAVRYSTPGGALAQDPLEYAPVSVAIARLIALCGGVETDENPEIVLYVRVPATSAVQDDAFVSAMRADETAGRSVALADITFLEGGGNPGYADQGAFARRILADGVARRLDAYASWNTNANTVGTALAEAVAAGVGRRSGRYDALAHKEFTFMRFTDDYAYHVEVRPLLNAQLKAQNIDRMLLLPPSAAAVAQENRALLWNDAQGILTQLYPGYHIAAMRITLPWDRTFETKIEVGLAPDVVGR
- a CDS encoding N-acetylmuramic acid 6-phosphate etherase; translated protein: MLSDDLPETEAVDERSTDLDALSSDALVTLLIEAQRGAVEAVFARRHEIAGVVDEIVRRLEDGGRLHYVGAGTSGRLAMLDAAEMPPTFGVEPGLVRAHLAGGASALVRAVEGAEDDARAGEEAVRDVDAGDVVIGLSAAGGASFVIAAVTAAGARGAFTVAIVNTDRSALAAAAQRAIVLHTGAEPVAGSTRMRAGTAQKVVLNAISTAAMVLLGRVYGNLMVDVVASNRKLSERARRLVCRIAGVDEARAATLLAACDGSVKVAVVMARHGVDAATARRTLERARGRLREAL
- a CDS encoding anhydro-N-acetylmuramic acid kinase, whose amino-acid sequence is MIAVGVMSGTSLDGIDTALVRIHPRGARYTIEVMRFATHAFDDDLFTALARALPPNRGSFAEAAELHHRLGEAFGRAACAVLNGERADYVASHGQTVFHDGGRGITLQLGDAFAIREAVRASVCYDFRSADCAAGGHGAPLVPYVDALLFQSENEDRVALNVGGIANITVLPKGSEEIVAFDTGPGNMLVDALVRARTHGTERFDEDGALAARGRVDEGTLAAMLADPYFALPPPKSTGRERFGEHFLAAHRALEHLSTEDAAATLTELTATTVAHDIAAYAPPRARVIVSGGGANNPALLARLAARLSGSRVERSDAMGISPDAKEAVAFAVLGYETLRGRCANVPRATGARTPVALGSIAPYELSALLARVEAEC
- a CDS encoding serine hydrolase — translated: MSRAFAGVDALLREACGTAFTAAVARIEHAGRLRFERAYGVTRTDAQARAVFADTRFDLASLTKLFTATLALRAVSDERIALDASLQDLFPEWRETPHAAITLRMLLAHDSGMNSGADYRLLLDHNVEEFTIREPLSARPGERVIYSDLGFIAVGMLLERLHRRSLASVVAHAFARPNLAFRPSAGERGSIPATEDDGWRGRVQGYVHDEKAYLMGGVAGHAGLFASAADVAWLAEAYLGPLRGRSSSLLPPSMVAEATCEQAWDPVLRRGLGWALKTTDENSCGRLFSPRSFGHTGFVGTCVWADPQRDLQCVLLTNGVYFGRNDTRDLRAAFCETAASELS
- the nagZ gene encoding beta-N-acetylhexosaminidase produces the protein MSASLSDLAASVVVTGVREEDACDARWSAYPFGGFIFFDRNTESLRALRALTDRLRARYDLAPILAIDQEGGRVMRLREGVAPMPSAAEIGGDAARAERIGARCADDLRRAGCNLDFAPVLDLAVDPRNTVIGDRSFGSDPHVVTESARAFARGLESGGVVATYKHFPGHGATATDSHHGLPVIALDESTLRSRDLVPFAAVASSARAMMTAHVVVAALDSEYPATLSPRILTTLLREEFGFGGVCFTDCLQMAAIANEYGSAEGAWRALRAGADAVTVSHDPTLAVTIAQRVVRAVKDGDLALERLQEASGRLKRLRSQLQPPLPI